The DNA region TCTCTCTAGAATTTTCTCTACGGCATCGTGTGGAAGCAGTTCCATTAGTTTCTCTGTGGCTTTTGTTCTGAGTAATCCTCTTATTTGTAActtttttcgtttctttatatatatattttaaatcttaaaattttaagaagataATAAAAGATTTCAtccaaataatcaaataacacaAATAAGGAAggagaatattttatttaacaaatCGTATGTATATCATattctaaaaagtaaaaacacacaaaactataATCAGTAAATcaagtaattatttttaagataaaatatatattcagtcTAAATAATATACAGAGCTTAAACCATATATGGGCCATAACAAATTTCGTTTGTTTTATAATGGGCTATATTCAAAAGCCCATAAGATAAACACAGTAGCTACTTGTTGACCTAGAAAAAATATCGGATCGGATCTATAAATTGAAGTCATTTTTCTAGGTTATCTGTTTTTTTCGTGAAGCAGCCGTGCTTTTCGGctgaggaaggagaagaagaagaaccaaccaAAAAGAGAGACGCCATGGGAAGAAGTAAGTTTTCtcgatctctcttatcttttcgtttagggtttctttcttcGTCTAATCTAACCAGATGTTCCCCCTTTTGTGCGATTTAGAGATTCTTCATTTCATTTGATTTTCGCTGTTCATCGTAGAAAGGATTAGGTTTAAATCTCCCTTCTGATACGATTTGATCGATTAGGTTTGGTTGATGTGAATAGAAGAATCATATATTTGAGCTGTATAGATTTGTGTCCTCGAGCTAATAAATCTGAACCTTGTTGTATAGGACCTGCGAGGTGTTACCGTCAGATTAAGGGTAAGCCATACCCGAAGTCTCGCTATTGTCGTGGTGTGCCAGATCCCAAGATCAGGATCTATGACGTTGGTATGAAGAGGAAAGGTGTTGACGAGTTCCCATTCTGTGTCCATTTGGTGTCGTGGGAGAAGGAGAATGTCTCCAGTGAAGCTCTTGAAGCTGCCCGTATTGCTTGCAACAAGTACATGGTGAAGTCTGCTGGAAAGGATGCTTTCCATTTGAGGATTAGGGTTCATCCTTTCCATGTTCTCAGGATTAACAAGATGCTTTCGTGTGCCGGAGCTGATAGGCTCCAGACTGGTATGAGGGGTGCTTTTGGTAAAGCTTTGGGTACTTGTGCTCGTGTTGCTATTGGACAGGTGCTTTTGTCTGTTCGTTGCAAGGATGCCCATGGTCACCATGCTCAAGAGGCTCTTCGTCGTGCTAAGTTCAAGTTCCCTGGTCGTCAAAAGATTATTGTCAGCAGGAAATGGTATGTTTAAAAGATTTCTCctttcacatttttgttttcactgtTTTGTGGTTACGAGCAAAGCTAACTCATAAGTGTtgtgacatttttattttatttcagggGATTCACCAAGTTTAACAGGGCTGACTTCACTAAGTTGAGGCAAGAGAAGCGTGTTGTTCCAGATGGTGTCAACGCTAAGGTATTGTTTATCATCAAATTATAGCACTCTTTGATTCTTGGGTTGCAGTAATAGTATTTGTCATTATTGGAGCCTGAATTGAACaatgatttggtttcttttgcagTTCCTCTCATGCCATGGACCTTTGGCTAACCGTCAGCCAGGAAGTGCCTTTTTGCCAGCCCACTATTGAAGAGTCTCAGAACTGATGTCTTCTCATTCCGGTGAAGAAGAATTATAATCAGTCTGAAACTTTTTGCTTATCTTTTTATATCTCTGGCGTTGTTTAAGTTTCGTAGTTGGACACAACAGTATTCTGAATGTTTTGTGActcttttgtttaatctttgaaATGATATTTGCTCCTTTGGTATCGACAGTCTTTTCCATGTTTTGTGACCTTTTGCAAGTTTTGTTGTTGGCTTTTGAGATCTGATATACAAAATCCTCCCTCTTCTTTTAACTGAAGCAGTACACAAAGTAGAATTATATGATTTGTATGCTTGATTGATAAATGATCAGAGATGGTTAAAACTTTGAATGTTAACGTAGTTTGATTCTCTAAGGCATAATAATTTCTAAAAgccttgttttattttattagtggAGACGGTTCATTTAACATTTTTACATGGTGTCAAAACGACTGTTAAATCTGAAATGGGATTTAATCTTTCTTCTATGTAAGTTCATTGAAGTTTTAAAATAGAGAGATGGGTCATGGGTGGTTGGATGAttcttctccatttttgttttgatctcTTTATTTAGTATGCATAACAGATAAATAGATTGAAACTAGCTAAAGCTTAGCATAGCTAGCTAATGTTAGGTGGTTgtcctttttaatatttatgatcTTACTATCTCATGAAAGTCATAAAAGGCTGAGTGATCCGAAAGAAAACGACAGAGACCTACACGTCAAAATCAGATTCAAACTGCCATTTTCATGTTTAATTCCCCtctttgttgtgtttttctttttttacttaacATTTCAAAGAATTTCTTGCAAAAATTTTctgaagaaagaagcaaaaatcccaaaacagagagaaccaaaagaaaaggaaagataaTGTTGAAAAAGTTTTGGGAATTACTTGCAAGTAAAAGATCAAGATTTCTTGCAAACTACAACTATATAATAAGAAGATTTAAatgctctttttcttctcttttatatgGAATTGAGAGGAGAAACGCCAATCACAGATATATTCTCTTTGCCAACATTTAAAAGAAATGACCAAAActttatatttagaaaacaaattcaacaacaTATGacataactgaaaaaaaaaaaaatcttgattttctCCACTACACttattacagaaaaaaaaaaccctgttTCTGttctttccaaaaatcttaCAATACCACCAAAGAGTATCCAATTGAATTgaaataaatttcttttataaccaaaataaataagaaaagaaaaaaaaaagactgtaaCTTTGGACATCTCCAAACAAGCAGGAgaatcataaaaattatttgttgaaaaaaaactttaaatatcaGCAACCCATCACGGCGCAATTGTATACGAAATTCGAAGAATGTTTCCTATCGAGCAAAGTCCATAGAGGCGGACTTCGATCACTCTTTGGTATCCAAGAATTCAGCTCAATGTACCCTCCACCTGAACTCTTAGGTCCACCAATCACAATTAACCGCTCACCGCAAGCTCTAAACGCTAATCCCCAACCGTTAACCGAGTCAGCTCTCTCGGGCAATCTCCCTAACGTAAACCATTTCTTACTCTCTTTATCATACTTTCTCACTTCCATGTCAGCATGATCCGCTGCATACAACTGATTCTTCACAACCGCAACGAGAGGCGGCGCCTCTGCTGCTGCTGGCATTTCCCGGCTCCTCGGAGGAGACATTTCCGGAATCTCAGTCCATTTCTTCGTCTCTAAATCAAACTCCTCACCGCAAGTAAGCACTTTAGAGTCGTTCCCGCCAATTCCACCAATCACATAGAACTTCCCATCCATGAAAACACCCGAACACATCTTCCTCGGTTTGTTCATCTTCGGAAGCGAAGTCCAAGTCTGAAGCTCCGAGTTATACATCTCAGCGGAATCACTGATTTTGCCGAGAGAGTCACACCCACCAGCGAAGATAGCAACCTCTCCTAGACTCGCTGAGCCAAACAAACACCTCGGCGAGTTCATCCTCATACCGGACGACCAAGAGTTGTTCAAAAGACTGTATCTGTATATAACATGAGAGGAGTAATCATCTTTGCCTAAAACAAGCAAGTCAGTGCCAACAGCTAACGATTCTTTATCGGCACACATGAAGGTAACACCTGAAGGCATAGTTGGAAGATTCATCCATCTTCTTTCAACAGGGTTGAAAGCAACCCATTCCAAGAGCTGACAAGAGAAGTAAACCCAATGTTCAACAATCTGGTTTTGTCTCCTGAGTCTATAGATCTCTCCGGACTTCACGAGAGACCGGAAACAACGGTTCAAGGAAGCAATGGAGCCGTAAGACGACCTTGAGCAACGGATCAAACAGGTGATGGAATTGTCCCTGCCGATATCGTTGATAAGTGAATCGCCATCGTTGAAAGAAGACAATCCAATCAATCTGAGAGACTTGCTCTGTCTGAGGTGGTcatgaacatcatcatcatcatcatccaatgGTCTTTTGCCATTGATGAGATTAGTAGAGTCagaggaatcttcttcttcttctgattg from Camelina sativa cultivar DH55 chromosome 3, Cs, whole genome shotgun sequence includes:
- the LOC104773080 gene encoding 60S ribosomal protein L10-1, which codes for MGRRPARCYRQIKGKPYPKSRYCRGVPDPKIRIYDVGMKRKGVDEFPFCVHLVSWEKENVSSEALEAARIACNKYMVKSAGKDAFHLRIRVHPFHVLRINKMLSCAGADRLQTGMRGAFGKALGTCARVAIGQVLLSVRCKDAHGHHAQEALRRAKFKFPGRQKIIVSRKWGFTKFNRADFTKLRQEKRVVPDGVNAKFLSCHGPLANRQPGSAFLPAHY
- the LOC104773091 gene encoding F-box/kelch-repeat protein SKIP11-like is translated as MVEDRTFLISTRVFSSSRLSESKWPSYMFPQSEEEEDSSDSTNLINGKRPLDDDDDDVHDHLRQSKSLRLIGLSSFNDGDSLINDIGRDNSITCLIRCSRSSYGSIASLNRCFRSLVKSGEIYRLRRQNQIVEHWVYFSCQLLEWVAFNPVERRWMNLPTMPSGVTFMCADKESLAVGTDLLVLGKDDYSSHVIYRYSLLNNSWSSGMRMNSPRCLFGSASLGEVAIFAGGCDSLGKISDSAEMYNSELQTWTSLPKMNKPRKMCSGVFMDGKFYVIGGIGGNDSKVLTCGEEFDLETKKWTEIPEMSPPRSREMPAAAEAPPLVAVVKNQLYAADHADMEVRKYDKESKKWFTLGRLPERADSVNGWGLAFRACGERLIVIGGPKSSGGGYIELNSWIPKSDRSPPLWTLLDRKHSSNFVYNCAVMGC